Within Bombus fervidus isolate BK054 chromosome 3, iyBomFerv1, whole genome shotgun sequence, the genomic segment aatCGAGGTTAACTACATTTGTTTTCATCAGTGTATCTACATTTTAGGACTACATACTTATTGAAATTAGAATTCAGATTTTATAActcaatattttgttatttcattttaggATATACGATCCTATTTTCAAACTATTAAAACAAATTCCAATGTCGCTCCAGCGAAAGCTACCAAAAAACGAATTATTATTTCGTCTGACGAAGATGAGGACAAATCCCAATCGCCACGTAAACGGCCCAAggttttaatataattgtttatCGTAACTTAAGTTATTAAAGTTTCAAATCTTAGTCTTTACTTTTAAAATGGGGATATTGTGGTATTTGTTTTGacaaatataatgtaatatattctgGTTGTTGTAGAAGACAAAGTTATTGGAGAAGAAAACTATTAAATCTGATTCCGATGAGGATATCAAAATCATCTCTCCTGCTGATATGTTTGGTAAAAATCCAGTAAGCAGACAAGAAGCAGCTAAGATACCTAGACAGTCATTAAAGCAGGTAATACATATGGAAGATAATAAGAAAAGGattcaaaatttttagaaaagacAATACCtgtcaaataaaagaaaagagttgtaataaatataggccaaaaaattatttttaatgttacaaTATAATTCTTTGTCTTGGTTAAAGCAAGTAACTTGCTAACATACTAcataaaaacaataaattaccTATTCTGTCAGAAAGTACAAAATTTTACCAATGAAATAGTTAAAGTATGTCTAGGAATAGAGTACCAATTCTCTAATATAATGTTGTCAAACATGTATATGGAAGGAACAGGGTGTAGAAATCTTTTGTAATCAaacacttattttattatattataataaaataattcattattttcatgCAGCATAATAGTTCTCAAAGCAAGCAGGTCATTTgttttaattgaaatgaaaattttttataacttcgaaaatattaatttttccatttatatttattaggaCTTTTCTCTTCATTTTCCTAAAACTTCTGAATTCTTCTTCTTATCAtcctttataatatttgaatgataatataaagtaattatatacatattaattttattaaatattatagaaagctGAAGAAGCACCTAAGATATCTAAAAAGTTACAAAAGAAggtaatatacaatatttaaataatgttgcaaagtgattatatatatattttattaaatattacaggaGGCTGAAGGTCATAATGATGATGATTTTGAAGCTACTTTACGTCAGTTAGATACATCTGATATTGAGCAGAGATATTTAACAGAGATTAAAGCTAATGAAGGTATCAATTAATCAACAAGTTGTAATAAACAATATGCCaaacttattaatatattgtgTTAATATACTAATTGTTTGTATTTATAGATACAAATTTACATGAAAGCAAtactgaaaataaagaaaagacacCCATTAAAGATAAAGAGgatgttaaaaagaaaacgagacctgataaaacaaatcaagaaAAGGGTAATAAAAAACATGaaccaaagaataaaaaacattctaataatatttcagaCGAGGACATTAAGCATAAGGGTTCTGAAAATAGTAGCAAATTTAAACACACAAAGAAATCTTCTAAAACTTCATCTGATATTTCTAAGATGGAAGTAGAATAtctgaaagaagaaaaggaaacttCTCCCAAAAAGATAGACACTTCTGATGTATATGAGGAAAggattgaaaagaaaaaacaaaatgcTGCAATGTATCAGCAATATCTTCAAAGAGGAGGAGCCAGAAATCCAGGCTCAAAAGAAATCCCTGTTGTATGTAATAAGTGAGGAATATTGCttgtagaaaaatgtaaagaaatgtaaaaaataaaaaaatgtctaaATTTCAGGGTGCTGAACAATGCCTAACAGGATTAAGTTTTGTAATAACTGGCGTTTTGGATTCTTTAGAAAGAGAGGAAGCTGAAGAACTTATTAAACAATATGGTGGACGAATTTTACATCAAATTTCAAAGAAGACTGACTATGTTATAGTAGGTGACCAAGCTGGTCCTGCAAAACTGTCAAAGGTAATATtgattaacaatatatatttaaatcttatttagacttattatattgtatattataaattctttagGCTACCAACTTAAACATAAAGAAAATATCAGAAGATGATTTGCTTGAGCTGATACGTACAAAGCCTGCAGGTCAAAGTGATAATGCAACACAACCTCGTACAAAATCAAAAGAAAGAGCAAAGAGAAAAACTGCAGAATCTAGCGAAGAATCAACaccaaagaagaaaaaaattactgTAAACGAGGAAACGAAAAAAGCAGCAAAAATACATTCACCACATAAAAGCGAGAgtagtaaaaaagaaatggaggacttattaaaacaaaaactttataataaagatgaaaaaataaaatcttcaattgaaaagaaacagaatgaACATAAAGAATCGCTTGTACAGGATAAAAAAGAGACAATTGAtgtgaaagatataaaaatacaaacaaaTACTTTACAAGatgtaagaaataataaaaagtataataataataataatattagtcagttttttatcagttttatattgtttaaattttttttttagataagtGGCAACACACCAGTGCAGGCATTGGTTGAAAAATATAGGCCAAGaactatgaaacaaattttggGGCAACAAGGGGACAAAAGTAATGCTAAGAAAATATATGCTTGGTTAATGAATTGGCATAAAAATCAAAGTGGTCAAGTGAAATATACAAGACCTAGTAactattttattcttcatgtgtaaaatatttctggTATATGcttaatacaatttataccTTTACTAATCTTGTTTGTTAGGTCCTTGGGCAAAAGATGATAATGGAGCTTTTTTCAAAGCTGCTTTGTTATCTGGTCCTCCTGGAATTGGAAAAACCACAACTGTCCAAGTTGTCTGTAATGAATTAGGTTTTGATCTTATAGAATTTAATGCATCAGATACCAGAAGCAAAAAACTTCTGCAAGAGGAAGTATCAGAACTTTTATCTAATAccacaataaaaaattattttaaaggtatatctatttattaacatattttttaagttagtttgaaataattaattaattcttattaatctgtattttactaattatactaatgaaaaaatgtaaatctataaatattttatttcaacaaataatttaaagcTTTAGACTACAAAATAGATGTTGATTAAAAAGATGATCTTTATTGTAtggaatatagaaatatcCTTATATACTTTAAATTACATGCTGGTGTTCACAAAAAcctaataaacaaataattgaCCTTCAGTGAGTAATTATTTGAGATGTTTTTTAGTGGAGAAAAGGATTATGGATTAGTTAATTTTAGTTATTAttgcatatatattattagtatttattACTTTGAATGTATTCTTGTAGAACGCATTTTTGTAAGTATAATTAATAGAATACACtattaaagtataattaaatGCGCTAAAAATAtcaagtttaaaaatttaaacaaaattacattgttatttttaaatactctATATTATAGATGTTAAAAGCAAACCATCATCAAAACACGTATTGTTAATGGATGAAGTAGATGGAATGGCTGGTAACGAGGATCGCGGTGGTCTAcaggaattaattaatttgatcaAATCAACTGATATACCTATTGTTTGTATTTGCAATGATCGAAATAATCCTAAAATGAGAACGCTTTCTAATTATACATTTGACCTTCGATTTCCAAAACCTAGATTGGAACAAATTAGGGTAAAACAATACTGAATTCAAATATGTTTAATGGTTATTCACATTAtttgatttctttcttttcatgcAGGGTGCAATGAAATCTATgtgttttaaagaaaatattcaaatttcgaaTGAAGATCTCGATCGTTTAATTGAATCAACTAATCAGGATATTCGTCAAGTTATAAATCATTTGGCATTATTTGTTGGACAAACTGGTTCTcaggaaaaaaatgaaaagaaacatataaataaGGATTTGAGACTAGGTCCTTGGGATGTtgtaaaaaaagtattttccGCAGAAGAACATAAACATATGAGTATAAGTGACAAGAGTAACTTATTTTTCCATGATTACAATATAGCACCATTATTTGTACAAGAAAATTACTTAATGGTTATACCTCAAGTGCCAAAGTATGTATTTCagtaaaataatgtatttattctctttttcttctatatGCGCAAAGTGGATTACGTAATTTAGAGTCTGTTGTCTTACATAccagaaattataaaaagatatgcaagaaaatgaattatattataaaaagaattaaatttacttaacaAGAAGTTGTTATCtatggaatattaaaaaaaaaaatcaatattaattaaatgccTCATTCTTTATATTGATTTTAGCATTGCttgtatttaacgttatttttatatttttatatagaaatgaATTGTTAGGGAGGGTAGCAGAAAGTGCTGAAAGTATAGCATTAGGAGATGTAGTTGAAAAATCCATAAGAAGTAATAATGCTTGGTCTCTTTTACCAATACAAGCTTATTATTCTTCTGTAATACCTGGAACAGCAATGTCTGGTCACATTGGTGgccaaattaattttccagcTTGGCTTGGACGTAATTCAAAAACTGGTAAACTTAATCGGtaatatcataattattagttttttcatttattattatattttgtatatgaaGTTTTTAATGATATGATTTATAGCTTAATGCAGGAAATCACTTCACATGCACGTTTGGCTACGGGTGCGAGTAAGGAAGCTATAAACTTGGACTACATTAGACCTCTTAGAAATACTATTCTCAGACCTTTAGCAGTTGGAGGTATTGAAAATGTAGATGCAGCAATTGATGTTATGAACAAGTATCATTTACTCAggttaatatttcattaagatcagttatataaaaattagtgtttattgtattattaatttttagcattaaactttattattttttattgttaatagGGAAGATCTAGATTCATTGGTAGAAATTTCTCTATGGCCTGGTGATCGTGATCCATTTCAAATTATAGATAGTAAGGTATGTTATAAATTCTAGatgatttttaatcattttgacaTAGTGATGTAtagaaaagtataataaaaactCATCTTATAGGTGAAAGCTGCTTTTACAAGagcatataataaaaattccgtGGCTCTACCTTATATAGTGAGTGCAACatcaaagaaaaaagtaacGTCAAGTATACAAGAAGAAGGTTTCttagaagaggaggaagaagaaattgaCTCTGATCAAAATGATGATAACATTGATGCAGATAAGATGATTAAGGTTTATTGGAAAATAGTTttcattattgaaattatatgtttataattacgatattatttattgattataACGCATTTCAGGCAAAGAAAGCTGGTACAAACAAGAATATTGAATCAAAGGGTAAAAATACTGATAAAACTGAGAAGAAAGGCAAAAATAGTAATGATAAGTCTAATAAACGTGGAAGAGGACGGGGGAAAGCAAAATAACACAAACATCGTAAAATTGGAATgtgatttttatttggaaaaagTAAGAATTTACGATTTCGTAATGTACTTATTTATCACTGAATACTTACAtatttttgtcttttattCCGCAAGAAATAATGCCATAAACTATTATTTGATGCGTCTTTTTTGTCAAAAcggacaaataatttttttggaGTATTCAATGAGGTACTATTCAGaagaatgtattttttattctaatgCTTCAGTTGTTTCAACAGCTGCAAGTTCTGATCTGGTTTGTACACATTCTGGagcaaataaattttgataaattactACACATTTTTGTCTTGTTGTATTTGTGTAGTTGTGTATTTTGTGTAGTGTAGttgtatttaaattgaattgtattgtattatatacatgaatcatattttattgtaagaaTACATACGTCTTGCTCTAGGTTTCCATCCAATATATTCATtagttttcttgttttcttctgTGAGCCAATCTGTCAGTGGTTTAAAGTATTCCAAGAGTCCAGCAGAG encodes:
- the Gnf1 gene encoding germ line transcription factor 1, with the protein product MPRDIRSYFQTIKTNSNVAPAKATKKRIIISSDEDEDKSQSPRKRPKKTKLLEKKTIKSDSDEDIKIISPADMFGKNPVSRQEAAKIPRQSLKQKAEEAPKISKKLQKKEAEGHNDDDFEATLRQLDTSDIEQRYLTEIKANEDTNLHESNTENKEKTPIKDKEDVKKKTRPDKTNQEKGNKKHEPKNKKHSNNISDEDIKHKGSENSSKFKHTKKSSKTSSDISKMEVEYLKEEKETSPKKIDTSDVYEERIEKKKQNAAMYQQYLQRGGARNPGSKEIPVGAEQCLTGLSFVITGVLDSLEREEAEELIKQYGGRILHQISKKTDYVIVGDQAGPAKLSKATNLNIKKISEDDLLELIRTKPAGQSDNATQPRTKSKERAKRKTAESSEESTPKKKKITVNEETKKAAKIHSPHKSESSKKEMEDLLKQKLYNKDEKIKSSIEKKQNEHKESLVQDKKETIDVKDIKIQTNTLQDISGNTPVQALVEKYRPRTMKQILGQQGDKSNAKKIYAWLMNWHKNQSGQVKYTRPSPWAKDDNGAFFKAALLSGPPGIGKTTTVQVVCNELGFDLIEFNASDTRSKKLLQEEVSELLSNTTIKNYFKDVKSKPSSKHVLLMDEVDGMAGNEDRGGLQELINLIKSTDIPIVCICNDRNNPKMRTLSNYTFDLRFPKPRLEQIRGAMKSMCFKENIQISNEDLDRLIESTNQDIRQVINHLALFVGQTGSQEKNEKKHINKDLRLGPWDVVKKVFSAEEHKHMSISDKSNLFFHDYNIAPLFVQENYLMVIPQVPKNELLGRVAESAESIALGDVVEKSIRSNNAWSLLPIQAYYSSVIPGTAMSGHIGGQINFPAWLGRNSKTGKLNRLMQEITSHARLATGASKEAINLDYIRPLRNTILRPLAVGGIENVDAAIDVMNKYHLLREDLDSLVEISLWPGDRDPFQIIDSKVKAAFTRAYNKNSVALPYIVSATSKKKVTSSIQEEGFLEEEEEEIDSDQNDDNIDADKMIKAKKAGTNKNIESKGKNTDKTEKKGKNSNDKSNKRGRGRGKAK